Proteins co-encoded in one Brassica rapa cultivar Chiifu-401-42 chromosome A02, CAAS_Brap_v3.01, whole genome shotgun sequence genomic window:
- the LOC103851035 gene encoding acetolactate synthase small subunit 1, chloroplastic, which translates to MAAATTTAASLACAHFLNQTKVHAFPSKTSVQVSQIIDGRKMRSATLFSAASTDKAITTAQSVSSTACDRVRRHTISVFVGDESGIINRIAGVFARRGYNIESLAVGLNEDKAMFTIVVLGTDKVLQQVVEQLNKLVNVIKVEDLSKEPHVERELMLIKLNADPTTRSEIMWLVDIFRAKVVDTSDHTLTIEVTGDPGKMVALTANLEKFGIKEVARTGKIALRREKMGETAPFWRFSAASYPHLVNQSSHETVAANTKRALTGGNGTASSGGDVYPVEPYNDFKPVLDAHWGVVYDEDSDGLRSHTLSILVANVPGVLNLITGAISRRGYNIQSLAVGPAEKEGLSRITTVIPGTDENIDKLVRQLQKLIDLHEVQNITHMPFAERELMLIKVAAHTSARRDVLDIAQVFRAKAIDVSDHTITLEVTGDIRKMAALQTQLEVYGICEVARTGRVALVRESGVDSTYLRGYSLPL; encoded by the exons ATGGCGGCGGCTACGACCACTGCTGCTTCACTAGCCTGTGCCCACTTCTTAAATCAGACCAAGGTCCACGCGTTTCCGTCCAAAACCTCCGTGCAAGTCTCCCAAATCATCGATGGGAGGAAGATGAGAAGTGCCACTCTCTTCTCAGCCGCTTCAACCGATAAAGCCATCACCACTGCTCAGTCTGTCTCGTCCACTGCATGTGATAG AGTGAGGAGGCATACGATCTCGGTGTTCGTGGGTGACGAGAGCGGTATAATCAACCGTATAGCTGGAGTGTTTGCTAGAAGAGGGTACAACATTGAGTCTCTCGCTGTGGGATTGAACGAAGACAAAGCTATGTTTACTATTGTTGTTCTTGGCACTGACAAAGTCTTGCAGCAAGTTGTTGAACAGCTTAACAAACTCGTCAACGTCATCAAG GTTGAAGATCTCTCCAAGGAACCGCATGTGGAACGTGAGTTAATGCTGATTAAGCTTAACGCTGATCCAACCACTCGCTCTGAG ATCATGTGGTTGGTGGATATCTTTAGAGCAAAAGTGGTGGATACTTCGGATCACACTCTAACGATCGAG GTAACTGGAGACCCGGGAAAGATGGTTGCACTAACAGCGAACTTAGAGAAGTTTGGAATAAAAGAAGTCGCTAGAACTGGGAAG ATTGCTCTGAGACGGGAAAAGATGGGAGAAACTGCTCCATTCTGGAGATTTTCAGCTGCATCATACCCACACCTCGTAAACCAATCATCTCATGAGACTGTTGCAGCGAACACAAAGCGAGCGTTGACTGGTGGAAATGGCACTGCATCATCTGGG GGTGACGTTTATCCAGTGGAGCCTTATAATGATTTCAAACCGGTCCTTGATGCTCATTGGGGAGTGGTCTACGATGAAGAT TCGGATGGTCTGCGGTCCCACACGCTATCTATACTTGTAGCCAACGTTCCTGGAGTTCTCAATCTAATAACAGGAGCTATCTCCAGGAGAGGTTATAACATCCAG AGTCTAGCGGTTGGTCCTGCTGAGAAAGAGGGCTTGTCTCGGATCACTACAGTTATCCCTGGAACTGATGAAAACATCGACAAGTTGGTGAGGCAGCTTCAGAAGCTGATTGATCTTCATGAG GTTCAAAATATAACCCACATGCCATTTGCGGAGCGAGAACTGATGCTCATCAAAGTAGCTGCTCATACTTCTGCAAGGAGAGATGTTCTCGATATCGCTCAAGTGTTCCGAGCCAAAGCCATTGATGTCTCTGATCATACTATCACTCTTGAG GTTACAGGAGATATCAGAAAGATGGCTGCATTACAAACGCAGTTAGAGGTCTACGGAATCTGCGAG GTGGCTAGGACAGGAAGAGTGGCATTGGTCAGAGAATCGGGAGTGGATTCGACTTACCTTCGTGGATACTCTCTTCCTTTGTAG
- the LOC103851036 gene encoding uncharacterized protein LOC103851036, whose translation MGLLSNKISRDELKAGDHIYSWRSYIYTHHGIYVGDGKVIHFTRGGGLEIGTGTILDKIIVSSVPHHGDNPCPDCGDQTNLNGVISSCLDCFLSGGNLYLFEYNVSKAIFLAKQRGGTCTIAASDPPEDVVARAKFLLLRNGFGEYHLLDNNCEDFAIYCKTGLLVLSVTKSGSSSQVNSVCAAGGVVTLTLRALGVGTSGSLATASSPALTVSASTSALSTTLGAVATGVGAIALTGYGNYCIGRLAYDVGVRKDVRKVPVEELVALMAVIQGKSESDNNNNKIESKLN comes from the exons atggGATTGCTCTCGAACAAGATCTCCAGAGATGAACTCAAAGCAGGCGATCACATCTATTCATGGCGTTCTTACATCTATACCCATCACG GAATCTATGTAGGAGATGGGAAAGTAATTCATTTCACACGTGGAGGTGGTTTAGAGATTGGAACAGGGACTATTCTGGACAAGATCATCGTTAGTTCTGTTCCTCATCATGGAGACAACCCTTGTCCTGATTGCGGAGATCAAACCAATCTCAACGGTGTGATCTCCTCTTGTCTTGACTGTTTTCTCTCCGGAGGAAACCTCTATCTCTTCGAGTACAATGTCTCCAAGGCCATCTTTCTCGCTAAACAGCGAGGAGGTACCTGCACTATCGCAGCTTCGGATCCTCCTGAAGACGTCGTTGCACGCGCGAAGTTCCTCTTATTGAGAAATGGGTTTGGTGAGTACCATCTCTTGGACAACAACTGCGAAGATTTCGCCATCTATTGCAAAACTGGTTTGCTCGTGTTGTCCGTGACCAAGTCGGGGAGTAGTAGCCAGGTGAATTCGGTGTGTGCAGCGGGTGGTGTTGTTACTTTGACACTCAGGGCTTTAGGGGTGGGAACGAGTGGTTCCTTGGCGACCGCGTCGTCTCCAGCTTTGACGGTTTCTGCTTCAACGAGTGCTCTTTCTACGACGCTTGGAGCTGTGGCTACTGGTGTTGGAGCTATTGCTTTGACGGGGTATGGTAACTACTGTATTGGTCGTCTGGCTTATGATGTTGGTGTGAGGAAAGATGTTCGCAAGGTCCCTGTGGAAGAGCTGGTTGCACTTATGGCAGTTATACAAGGGAAATCTGAAtcagacaacaacaacaacaagatcgAGTCTAAACTTAATTAG
- the LOC103851037 gene encoding uncharacterized protein LOC103851037 gives MGLFSNNKISRDDLKPGDHIYAWRKAYIYSHHGIYIGDGKVIHFTRGDGPVMRKGTFVDKIIVSSMTNHGGYNPCPNCGKRSNTRGVISSCLDCFLAGGNLHLFKYNVSLATFMSQLRGGTCTIAPSDPSNEVISRAKFLLLRNGFGDYHLFKNNCEDFAIYCKTGLVVGKSYVLGRNGQANTVGLAACVARMLTPLVRNVIRLFSDVGMRKDAIKVPVESLVAWRNKDDTTVTRKRRLQHKNKHSVLTFYKHIVKFRFVI, from the exons ATGGGACTATTCTCCAACAACAAGATCTCCAGGGATGATCTGAAACCAGGAGACCACATCTATGCATGGCGTAAAGCTTATATCTATTCCCATCACG GGATCTACATAGGCGATGGAAAAGTCATTCATTTCACTCGTGGAGATGGTCCAGTAATGAGAAAAGGTACTTTTGTAGACAAGATCATTGTTAGTTCAATGACTAATCACGGAGGTTACAATCCTTGTCCTAACTGTGGCAAACGATCCAATACCCGTGGTGTAATCTCTTCTTGTCTTGATTGCTTTCTCGCCGGAGGAAACCTCCATCTCTTCAAGTACAATGTCTCTCTAGCCACCTTCATGTCCCAACTTCGAGGAGGTACATGCACAATAGCACCTTCAGACCCTTCCAATGAAGTCATTTCCCGTGCGAAGTTCCTCTTACTGAGAAATGGGTTTGGTGACTACCATCTTTTCAAGAACAACTGTGAAGATTTTGCTATCTATTGTAAGACTGGTTTGGTGGTTGGCAAAAGCTATGTGCTTGGAAGAAACGGTCAAGCCAATACGGTGGGCTTAGCTGCTTGCGTAGCACGCATGCTTACTCCTTTGGTCAGAAATGTTATTCGTCTCTTTTCCGACGTTGGTATGCGAAAGGATGCTATCAAAGTGCCTGTCGAGAGCCTCGTTGCATGGCGGAATAAGGACGATACAACTGTTACGAGGAAAAGAAGACTGcaacataaaaataaacatagtgttttaactttttacaaaCATATTGTAAAATTCCGATTCGTGATATGA
- the LOC103851040 gene encoding thioredoxin F2, chloroplastic: MTLSLRIAPSPTSFRYSPAPSTPSGVGLRPVKQRCRIPNSGVAAKTGFCSGVGGVLDSGKSISGSCVARCSLETVNVSVGEVTEVDKDTFWPIVKAAGDKLVVLDMYTQWCGPCKVMAPKYKELSEKYQDMVFLKLDCNEENKPVAQELGIRVVPTFKILKDNKVIKEVAGAKFDELLSAIEAARSG; the protein is encoded by the exons ATGACTCTCTCCCTCCGAATCGCTCCGTCACCGACGTCCTTCCGTTACTCTCCGGCTCCGTCCACCCCCTCCGGCGTCGGATTACGTCCGGTGAAGCAGCGCTGCCGGATCCCGAACTCAGGCGTCGCCGCGAAAACAGGATTCTGTTCTGGCGTTGGTGGTGTTTTAGATTCCGGGAAGAGCATCAGCGGTTCCTGTGTGGCGAGGTGTAGCTTAGAAACGGTGAATGTCAGTGTCGGCGAGGTGACGGAGGTTGACAAGGACACGTTTTGGCCAATCGTTAAAGCCGCTGGTGATAAGCTTGTTGTCCTCGACATGTACACTCAGTG GTGTGGTCCGTGCAAAGTTATGGCTCCTAAATACAAAGAGCTATCAGAGAAGTACCAGGACATGGTGTTTCTTAAGCTTGACTGCAACGAAGAAAACAAG CCAGTGGCACAGGAGCTAGGGATTAGAGTGGTTCCAACCTTTAAGATCTTGAAGGACAACAAGGTGATAAAGGAAGTGGCCGGGGCTAAATTTGATGAGTTGCTTTCAGCCATTGAGGCAGCGAGGTCAGGCTGA
- the LOC103851039 gene encoding biotin carboxyl carrier protein of acetyl-CoA carboxylase 1, chloroplastic produces MASSSFSLTSPAASVYGATQASSQRPLPTTRSRLPRSVSFRLSAKPKLRFLSKPSRSSYPVVKAQSNQVGGNASSKASAPVKIDESSAEEKDSNTSSSAELATEESISEFLTQVTTLVKLVDSRDIVELQLKQLDCELVIRKKEALPQAQTPAPYVMMQQPNQPSYVQATAPPPPSAPAPSTPASSPPPSPPSPAKSSLPTVKSPMAGTFYRSPGPGEPPFIKVGDKVQKGQVLCIVEAMKLMNEIESDQTGTVVDIVAEDGKPVSLDTPLFVVQP; encoded by the exons ATGGCGTCTTCTTCGTTTTCCCTCACGTCCCCGGCTGCTTCCGTCTATGGAGCCACTCAAGCCTCGTCGCAGCGACCTCTCCCAACCACCCGCTCTCGTCTCCCTCGCAGTGTCTCCTTCCGTCTCTCCGCCAAGCCTAAGCTTCGCTTTCTCTCCAAG CCTAGTCGCAGTAGCTACCCTGTGGTGAAAGCCCAATCTAACCAG GTTGGTGGCAATGCGTCATCAAAAGCTTCAGCTCCTGTAAAAATTGATGAGTCATCAGCTGAAGAAAAGGAttcaaacacttcttcttcagCTGAGTTAGCTACAGAGGAGTCTATCTCTGAGTTTCTGACCCAAGTAACAACTCTTGTCAA GCTTGTGGATTCTAGAGACATTGTTGAGTTGCAGTTGAAACAGCTCGACTGTGAGCTTGTTATTCGGAAAAAGGAAGCTTTACCTCAGGCCCAAACCCCTGCGCCTTATGTGatgatgcagcaaccaaaccaaCCATCTTATGTTCAAGCAACTGCTCCTCCTCCGCCTTCTGCACCTGCACCTTCAACTCCAGCCTCCTCGCCTCCACCATCCCCACCTAGTCCAGCGAAATCATCGCTTCCAACGGTTAAAAGTCCCATGGCAGGCACTTTTTACCGTAGTCCAGGACCTGGTGAACCACCCTTTATCAAG GTTGGAGACAAAGTGCAGAAGGGACAAGTTCTATGCATCGTTGAAGCCATGAAGCTAATGAATGAAATAGAG TCTGATCAAACGGGAACCGTAGTGGATATCGTTGCAGAAGATGGCAAGCCTGTTAGTCTCGACACT CCTCTGTTTGTGGTTCAACCGTAG
- the LOC103851033 gene encoding sister chromatid cohesion 1 protein 4 isoform X1, producing the protein MFYSQFILAKKGPLGTIWIAAHLERKLRKNQITDTDIGVSVDSILFPEAPIALRLSSHLLLGVVRIYSKKVNYLFDDCSEALLKVKQAFRSAAVDLPPEESTAPYHSITLPETFDLDDFELPDSEIFQGSNYVDHHVSTREQITLQDTMDGVVYSTSQFGLDERFGDGDTSQAALELDEEVFQDKEVIGSDDEGVQGTDHNAYMDAATPEIKGDMVGASDAIPRDFNQEQVEDLALRNEIIEDAQAPQTPGLVEVPNSSSVREQLASDDHMEVEDLNAEERSKASGEPVANEMLNDLTSEYNEGESAVTPMEVDKSLIDENANTQNEPEEERAGHVHVTSPCCSHTRAEMEEDPGQAITEAGTNVVANKSDAEPCLTQDPKDPEEENQDHFAIASATEVNHETDSRPEEQLNNADATDEQLVNLTGSTDSDVPAPEKVLAAPPNRLGDENGFMVESTTPDGTCNEDAGNNNITGKKRTFTESTLTAESLNSVESVGLVQSKRTADSVVPDDDDLLSSILVGKSSFLRMRSTPVVEKATTKRLRASAPRSTATKRKVLMDDPMVLPGDVIREQLTNTESIRRVRKKAPCTVSEILMLQRQALEDGLLKEPIFTGMSVELVSLHNEPYDLRGIIVIENDERHTSVGVVEGNECSVRAVEDNATEESSDPQPAEFDATQPHDQQEEVKDDNELGETRSDLEVSKEGNGDAAAVEVDLVVNSEISQPSEDKLDHVEVEGCHGNHDGGLEGQDVIEIAEGDVENNAVLNETDFKAEDELPSEDKKTDASAAASEFWIDDQTPCDITVGSIETGCLAAGDFSDPALETCNEPLVEANNDGVNPHNEMFNEEAYMQSAADAELPSGDGLMGDNGETDTVEVAHDTGFLNVDDDEVDEDHEEDDGIQDGDEARLLENSGWSSRTRAVGKYLQTIFDKEAENGKNVVVVADKLLAGKTRKEASRMFFETLVLKTRDYIQVEQAKPYESIIIKPRPKLTKSIF; encoded by the exons ATGTTTTATTCACAGTTTATATTAGCTAAGAAAGGACCACTTGGGACTATATGGATCGCTGCCCATTTGGAGAGGAAGCTTCGTAAGAATCAGATCACTGATACTGACATTGGTGTCTCCGTTG ATTCTATTCTCTTTCCGGAAGCTCCTATTGCACTGCGTTTGTCTAGCCATCTTCTCCTTGGTGTGGTGCGTATATATTCCAAAAAGGTGAACTACCTATTCGACGATTGCAGCGAGGCGTTGCTTAAGGTGAAACAAGCCTTTCGCTCTGCTGCTGTTGACTTGCCCCCTGAAGAGTCCACTGCACCGTATCACTCGATTACTTTGCCTGAGACTTTTGATCTTGATGATTTTGAGCTCCCTGACAGTGAGATCTTTCAAGG CAGTAATTACGTTGACCATCATGTTAGTACAAGAGAGCAGATCACTCTTCAGGATACCATGGATGGTGTTGTATACTCTACATCGCAATTTGGGTTAGATG AGAGATTTGGTGATGGCGACACTTCTCAAGCTGCGTTGGAGCTTGACGAG GAAGTATTCCAGGACAAGGAAGTTATTGGATCCGACGATGAGGGAGTTCAAGG CACTGATCACAATGCATATATGGATGCGGCAACTCCGGAGATAAAGGGTGACATGGTAGGAGCTTCTGATGCCATTCCCAGAGATTTCAATCAAGAGCAG GTTGAAGATCTAGCTTTGCGTAATGAGATCATTGAAGATGCTCAAGCTCCTCAAACCCCTGGATTGGTTGAGGTGCCAAACTCGTCCAGCGTCAGGGAGCAGCTGGCAAGCGATGATCACATGGAGGTAGAGGATCTGAATGCAGAAGAACGTAGCAAGGCCTCTGGAGAGCCGGTTGCTAATGAGATGCTTAatgacctgacctctgaatatAATGAAGGAGAATCAGCAGTTACTCCCATGGAGGTGGATAAGTCGCTGATTGATGAAAATGCCAACACGCAAAATGAGCCGGAGGAAGAGAGGGCAGGGCATGTACATGTAACCTCGCCATGTTGTTCTCACACCAGGGCAGAGATGGAGGAGGATCCTGGTCAAGCAATCACTGAGGCAGGAACCAATGTTGTGGCGAATAAGTCAGATGCTGAGCCTTGTTTAACTCAAGACCCTAAAGATCCTGAAGAAGAGAACCAAG ATCATTTTGCCATTGCGTCAGCCACTGAGGTCAATCATGAAACAGATTCTAGGCCAGAGGAGCAGCTGAATAACGCAGACGCAACTGATGAGCAATTGGTGAATCTGACTGGATCTACTGATTCTGATGTGCCTGCACCTGAAAAGGTATTAGCTGCACCACCTAACAGACTGGGAGATGAAAACGGTTTCATGGTTGAATCTACTACACCAGATGGCACATGTAACGAGGATGCAGGAAACAATAACATTACTGGAAAAAAACGCACGTTTACTGAGAGCACCCTAACTGCAGAGAGTCTGAACTCTGTTGAGTCAGTTGGACTGGTTCAGTCCAAGAGAACTGCAGATTCTGTTGTTCCTGATGATGATGACTTGTTGTCTTCCATCTTAG TTGGAAAGTCATCTTTTCTGAGGATGAGGTCTACACCTGTAGTTGAAAAAGCAACTACAAAACGGTTAAGAGCTTCTGCTCCTCGTTCTACTGCCACAAAGAGGAAGGTTCTAATGGATGACCCTATGGTCTTGCCTGGCGA tgTTATACGGGAACAGCTGACAAACACTGAAAGTATACGCCGTGTGCGAAAGAAGGCGCCTTGCACTGTTTCTGAGATCTTAATGCTTCAAAGGCAGGCTTTGGAGGATGGACTCTTGAAAGAGCCTATATTCACTG GTATGTCAGTGGAGTTAGTATCTCTACACAATGAGCCGTATGATCTTAGAGGAATCATTGTAATCGAGAACGATGAGCGTCATACTTCTGTTGGAGTGGTGGAAGGTAATGAATGTTCTGTTAGGGCTGTGGAAGATAATGCGACTGAAGAAAGCTCTGATCCTCAACCTGCTGAGTTTGATGCTACCCAGCCACATGACCAACAGGAAGAAGTGAAAGACGATAATGAGCTTGGTGAAACAAGATCTGACTTGGAAGTTTCAAAAGAAGGCAATGGAGATGCAGCAGCTGTTGAAGTCGATCTTGTAGTGAATAGCGAGATCAGTCAACCATCTGAGGACAAACTCGATCATGTGGAGGTGGAAGGATGCCATGGGAACCATGATGGAGGGCTAGAGGGTCAAGATGTTATCGAAATTGCTGAAGGCGATGTAGAAAACAACGCCGTTCTCAATGAAACAGACTTTAAAGCTGAAGATGAGCTTCCAAGTGAAGATAAGAAGACGGATGCATCAGCTGCAGCCAGCGAGTTTTGGATAGACGACCAAACTCCATGCGATATCACAGTTGGTTCTATTGAAACTGGATGCTTAGCAGCTGGTGATTTTAGTGATCCGGCTTTGGAAACTTGCAACGAACCTCTAGTGGAAGCAAATAATGATGGGGTGAATCCGCATAATGAGATGTTTAATGAGGAGGCTTATATGCAAAGTGCAGCAGATGCAGAACTTCCTTCTGGTGATGGTCTTATGGGAGACAATGGT GAAACGGATACCGTGGAAGTGGCACATGACACAG GATTTTTGAACGTGGATGATGATGAAGTAGATGAAGATCATGAGGAGGACGATGGTATACAAGATGGTGATGAAGCTCGTCTTCTAGAGAATAGTGGATGGTCTTCTCGTACCAG GGCTGTGGGGAAGTATCTCCAGACGATTTTTGATAAAGAAGCTGAGAATGGGAAGAATGTTGTTGTTGTAGCAGACAAACTTTTAGCTGGGAAAACCCGTAAAGAAGCATCTAGAATGTTTTTTGAAACCCTG GTATTGAAAACAAGAGATTACATCCAAGTTGAACAAGCTAAGCCTTACGAAAGCATAATCATAAAACCGCGACCAAAACTCACCAAATCCATCTTCTAA
- the LOC103851033 gene encoding sister chromatid cohesion 1 protein 4 isoform X2 produces MFYSQFILAKKGPLGTIWIAAHLERKLRKNQITDTDIGVSVDSILFPEAPIALRLSSHLLLGVVRIYSKKVNYLFDDCSEALLKVKQAFRSAAVDLPPEESTAPYHSITLPETFDLDDFELPDSEIFQGNYVDHHVSTREQITLQDTMDGVVYSTSQFGLDERFGDGDTSQAALELDEEVFQDKEVIGSDDEGVQGTDHNAYMDAATPEIKGDMVGASDAIPRDFNQEQVEDLALRNEIIEDAQAPQTPGLVEVPNSSSVREQLASDDHMEVEDLNAEERSKASGEPVANEMLNDLTSEYNEGESAVTPMEVDKSLIDENANTQNEPEEERAGHVHVTSPCCSHTRAEMEEDPGQAITEAGTNVVANKSDAEPCLTQDPKDPEEENQDHFAIASATEVNHETDSRPEEQLNNADATDEQLVNLTGSTDSDVPAPEKVLAAPPNRLGDENGFMVESTTPDGTCNEDAGNNNITGKKRTFTESTLTAESLNSVESVGLVQSKRTADSVVPDDDDLLSSILVGKSSFLRMRSTPVVEKATTKRLRASAPRSTATKRKVLMDDPMVLPGDVIREQLTNTESIRRVRKKAPCTVSEILMLQRQALEDGLLKEPIFTGMSVELVSLHNEPYDLRGIIVIENDERHTSVGVVEGNECSVRAVEDNATEESSDPQPAEFDATQPHDQQEEVKDDNELGETRSDLEVSKEGNGDAAAVEVDLVVNSEISQPSEDKLDHVEVEGCHGNHDGGLEGQDVIEIAEGDVENNAVLNETDFKAEDELPSEDKKTDASAAASEFWIDDQTPCDITVGSIETGCLAAGDFSDPALETCNEPLVEANNDGVNPHNEMFNEEAYMQSAADAELPSGDGLMGDNGETDTVEVAHDTGFLNVDDDEVDEDHEEDDGIQDGDEARLLENSGWSSRTRAVGKYLQTIFDKEAENGKNVVVVADKLLAGKTRKEASRMFFETLVLKTRDYIQVEQAKPYESIIIKPRPKLTKSIF; encoded by the exons ATGTTTTATTCACAGTTTATATTAGCTAAGAAAGGACCACTTGGGACTATATGGATCGCTGCCCATTTGGAGAGGAAGCTTCGTAAGAATCAGATCACTGATACTGACATTGGTGTCTCCGTTG ATTCTATTCTCTTTCCGGAAGCTCCTATTGCACTGCGTTTGTCTAGCCATCTTCTCCTTGGTGTGGTGCGTATATATTCCAAAAAGGTGAACTACCTATTCGACGATTGCAGCGAGGCGTTGCTTAAGGTGAAACAAGCCTTTCGCTCTGCTGCTGTTGACTTGCCCCCTGAAGAGTCCACTGCACCGTATCACTCGATTACTTTGCCTGAGACTTTTGATCTTGATGATTTTGAGCTCCCTGACAGTGAGATCTTTCAAGG TAATTACGTTGACCATCATGTTAGTACAAGAGAGCAGATCACTCTTCAGGATACCATGGATGGTGTTGTATACTCTACATCGCAATTTGGGTTAGATG AGAGATTTGGTGATGGCGACACTTCTCAAGCTGCGTTGGAGCTTGACGAG GAAGTATTCCAGGACAAGGAAGTTATTGGATCCGACGATGAGGGAGTTCAAGG CACTGATCACAATGCATATATGGATGCGGCAACTCCGGAGATAAAGGGTGACATGGTAGGAGCTTCTGATGCCATTCCCAGAGATTTCAATCAAGAGCAG GTTGAAGATCTAGCTTTGCGTAATGAGATCATTGAAGATGCTCAAGCTCCTCAAACCCCTGGATTGGTTGAGGTGCCAAACTCGTCCAGCGTCAGGGAGCAGCTGGCAAGCGATGATCACATGGAGGTAGAGGATCTGAATGCAGAAGAACGTAGCAAGGCCTCTGGAGAGCCGGTTGCTAATGAGATGCTTAatgacctgacctctgaatatAATGAAGGAGAATCAGCAGTTACTCCCATGGAGGTGGATAAGTCGCTGATTGATGAAAATGCCAACACGCAAAATGAGCCGGAGGAAGAGAGGGCAGGGCATGTACATGTAACCTCGCCATGTTGTTCTCACACCAGGGCAGAGATGGAGGAGGATCCTGGTCAAGCAATCACTGAGGCAGGAACCAATGTTGTGGCGAATAAGTCAGATGCTGAGCCTTGTTTAACTCAAGACCCTAAAGATCCTGAAGAAGAGAACCAAG ATCATTTTGCCATTGCGTCAGCCACTGAGGTCAATCATGAAACAGATTCTAGGCCAGAGGAGCAGCTGAATAACGCAGACGCAACTGATGAGCAATTGGTGAATCTGACTGGATCTACTGATTCTGATGTGCCTGCACCTGAAAAGGTATTAGCTGCACCACCTAACAGACTGGGAGATGAAAACGGTTTCATGGTTGAATCTACTACACCAGATGGCACATGTAACGAGGATGCAGGAAACAATAACATTACTGGAAAAAAACGCACGTTTACTGAGAGCACCCTAACTGCAGAGAGTCTGAACTCTGTTGAGTCAGTTGGACTGGTTCAGTCCAAGAGAACTGCAGATTCTGTTGTTCCTGATGATGATGACTTGTTGTCTTCCATCTTAG TTGGAAAGTCATCTTTTCTGAGGATGAGGTCTACACCTGTAGTTGAAAAAGCAACTACAAAACGGTTAAGAGCTTCTGCTCCTCGTTCTACTGCCACAAAGAGGAAGGTTCTAATGGATGACCCTATGGTCTTGCCTGGCGA tgTTATACGGGAACAGCTGACAAACACTGAAAGTATACGCCGTGTGCGAAAGAAGGCGCCTTGCACTGTTTCTGAGATCTTAATGCTTCAAAGGCAGGCTTTGGAGGATGGACTCTTGAAAGAGCCTATATTCACTG GTATGTCAGTGGAGTTAGTATCTCTACACAATGAGCCGTATGATCTTAGAGGAATCATTGTAATCGAGAACGATGAGCGTCATACTTCTGTTGGAGTGGTGGAAGGTAATGAATGTTCTGTTAGGGCTGTGGAAGATAATGCGACTGAAGAAAGCTCTGATCCTCAACCTGCTGAGTTTGATGCTACCCAGCCACATGACCAACAGGAAGAAGTGAAAGACGATAATGAGCTTGGTGAAACAAGATCTGACTTGGAAGTTTCAAAAGAAGGCAATGGAGATGCAGCAGCTGTTGAAGTCGATCTTGTAGTGAATAGCGAGATCAGTCAACCATCTGAGGACAAACTCGATCATGTGGAGGTGGAAGGATGCCATGGGAACCATGATGGAGGGCTAGAGGGTCAAGATGTTATCGAAATTGCTGAAGGCGATGTAGAAAACAACGCCGTTCTCAATGAAACAGACTTTAAAGCTGAAGATGAGCTTCCAAGTGAAGATAAGAAGACGGATGCATCAGCTGCAGCCAGCGAGTTTTGGATAGACGACCAAACTCCATGCGATATCACAGTTGGTTCTATTGAAACTGGATGCTTAGCAGCTGGTGATTTTAGTGATCCGGCTTTGGAAACTTGCAACGAACCTCTAGTGGAAGCAAATAATGATGGGGTGAATCCGCATAATGAGATGTTTAATGAGGAGGCTTATATGCAAAGTGCAGCAGATGCAGAACTTCCTTCTGGTGATGGTCTTATGGGAGACAATGGT GAAACGGATACCGTGGAAGTGGCACATGACACAG GATTTTTGAACGTGGATGATGATGAAGTAGATGAAGATCATGAGGAGGACGATGGTATACAAGATGGTGATGAAGCTCGTCTTCTAGAGAATAGTGGATGGTCTTCTCGTACCAG GGCTGTGGGGAAGTATCTCCAGACGATTTTTGATAAAGAAGCTGAGAATGGGAAGAATGTTGTTGTTGTAGCAGACAAACTTTTAGCTGGGAAAACCCGTAAAGAAGCATCTAGAATGTTTTTTGAAACCCTG GTATTGAAAACAAGAGATTACATCCAAGTTGAACAAGCTAAGCCTTACGAAAGCATAATCATAAAACCGCGACCAAAACTCACCAAATCCATCTTCTAA